One window of the Candidatus Microbacterium colombiense genome contains the following:
- a CDS encoding LytR C-terminal domain-containing protein, whose protein sequence is MSKPSRDRFDDVPRATGRVGAHRAEAPGMNGWVVLLWSFVAALVLIIAGIFGSLVFMGRIELFPEAAPSAVPTPEDTGVVDTAFSVMILNATGEDGLEQQMRDLLINKGWDAGTVYASGSDSVDFKTTTVYYVQDDDEPAAIGLANLLGGAAVQQSDTYAALNETDREQLTVVIGLDRSAAATETPAGTPAP, encoded by the coding sequence GTGTCAAAGCCCTCCCGCGATCGTTTCGATGACGTCCCCCGTGCCACCGGACGAGTCGGAGCGCACCGCGCCGAAGCCCCCGGAATGAACGGGTGGGTCGTGCTGCTGTGGTCGTTCGTGGCGGCACTCGTGCTCATCATCGCGGGCATCTTCGGATCGCTCGTGTTCATGGGACGCATCGAACTGTTCCCCGAGGCCGCGCCCTCGGCGGTTCCGACCCCGGAGGACACCGGCGTCGTCGACACCGCGTTCTCGGTGATGATCCTCAACGCGACCGGCGAGGACGGGCTCGAGCAGCAGATGCGCGACCTCCTGATCAACAAGGGCTGGGATGCGGGAACGGTCTACGCCAGCGGCAGCGACAGCGTGGACTTCAAGACCACCACGGTCTACTACGTCCAGGACGACGACGAACCGGCGGCGATCGGGCTCGCGAACCTGCTCGGCGGTGCAGCCGTGCAGCAGAGCGACACCTATGCGGCGCTGAACGAGACCGATCGCGAGCAGCTCACCGTCGTGATCGGCCTCGACCGATCCGCAGCCGCGACAGAGACACCTGCGGGCACACCCGCCCCCTGA
- a CDS encoding DUF3263 domain-containing protein, with translation MLGDLTERDRAVLAIEAAWPRHGSAKEEVIRAQLGMSAARYYQVLGRLLESDAALEYDPMLVRRLRRLRDVRAARRSGRMPGFVG, from the coding sequence ATGTTGGGAGACCTCACGGAGCGCGATCGCGCGGTCCTCGCGATCGAAGCCGCCTGGCCGCGCCACGGCAGTGCGAAGGAAGAGGTCATCCGCGCTCAGCTGGGGATGAGCGCCGCCCGCTACTACCAGGTGCTGGGACGACTCCTGGAGTCCGACGCCGCGCTCGAATACGACCCCATGCTCGTGCGCCGGCTGCGTCGACTGCGCGATGTCCGCGCCGCGCGCCGCAGCGGTCGGATGCCGGGCTTCGTCGGCTGA
- a CDS encoding DUF2332 domain-containing protein, translated as MTDAVQQRYARFAAEEAPGRSTVYEEWAQGVADDADMQALLARIPENRRQPPLVFAVTRLLGAMPGDFAGWRDFVRSHADEVVAECTARSLQTNEPLRLAALLPVLSEIDGPIALLELGASAGLCLYPDHYSYRFVDADGAVRLALDPSEGTSSVVLTSTVTGELPPLRMPHVVWRAGIDLAPLDVADAWDRRWLRGLVWPGESGRAERIDAAADIAAAEPPHLVAGDALEKLEALADAAPTDATLVITTPGVLVHIPRASRTALVDRIAQLPARWITIDPPALLDVWRPPIDASTWTGFVVALDGRVRAAADPLGSWWEWRADSQRDES; from the coding sequence ATGACCGATGCCGTGCAGCAGCGATACGCCCGCTTCGCCGCCGAGGAGGCGCCGGGGCGCAGCACGGTGTACGAGGAGTGGGCGCAGGGCGTCGCGGATGACGCGGACATGCAGGCGCTCCTCGCCCGCATCCCCGAGAATCGGCGGCAACCGCCGCTCGTCTTCGCGGTCACCCGGCTGCTGGGGGCGATGCCGGGCGATTTCGCCGGCTGGCGGGACTTCGTCCGATCGCATGCCGACGAGGTGGTCGCCGAGTGCACCGCCCGCTCGCTGCAGACCAACGAACCTCTCCGTCTCGCCGCTCTTCTTCCCGTGCTGTCGGAGATCGACGGGCCGATCGCTCTGCTCGAGCTCGGCGCCTCCGCCGGTCTGTGCCTGTATCCCGACCACTACTCGTACCGTTTCGTCGACGCGGACGGCGCGGTTCGTCTCGCCCTCGATCCGTCTGAGGGCACGTCGAGCGTCGTCCTGACGAGCACGGTCACGGGGGAGCTCCCTCCGCTGCGGATGCCGCACGTCGTCTGGCGCGCCGGGATCGACCTCGCGCCGCTCGACGTCGCCGACGCGTGGGATCGGCGCTGGCTGCGCGGCCTCGTCTGGCCGGGGGAGAGCGGCCGTGCCGAACGGATCGACGCCGCCGCGGACATCGCCGCCGCCGAGCCGCCGCACCTCGTCGCCGGTGACGCGCTGGAGAAGCTCGAGGCGCTCGCCGATGCGGCGCCGACGGACGCGACCCTGGTGATCACGACGCCCGGAGTGCTCGTGCACATCCCGAGGGCGTCGCGCACCGCGCTGGTCGACCGGATCGCACAGCTGCCGGCGCGGTGGATCACGATCGATCCGCCAGCGTTGCTCGATGTCTGGCGGCCCCCGATCGATGCGTCGACGTGGACCGGGTTCGTCGTCGCTCTCGATGGACGGGTGCGGGCAGCGGCCGACCCCCTCGGCAGCTGGTGGGAGTGGCGCGCCGATTCACAGCGCGATGAGTCCTAA
- the msrB gene encoding peptide-methionine (R)-S-oxide reductase MsrB: MAYSVDKTEEEWRDELGDEQYAVLRQAATERAWTGELLDEGRAGLYTCGACGAELFQSGTKFDSGCGWPSFYESIRPEAVQLIEDTTLGMVRTEVRCSNCGSHLGHVFPDGFGTPTGDRYCMNSIALNFTPEAS, encoded by the coding sequence ATGGCCTACAGCGTGGACAAGACCGAAGAAGAATGGCGCGACGAGCTCGGCGATGAGCAGTACGCGGTGCTGCGTCAGGCCGCCACCGAGCGCGCCTGGACGGGCGAGCTGCTCGACGAGGGCCGCGCCGGCCTCTACACGTGCGGCGCGTGCGGTGCCGAACTCTTCCAGAGCGGCACCAAGTTCGACTCCGGATGCGGATGGCCGAGCTTCTACGAGTCGATCCGCCCCGAAGCCGTGCAGCTCATCGAGGACACGACCCTGGGCATGGTGCGCACGGAGGTGCGCTGCTCGAACTGCGGCTCGCACCTCGGCCATGTCTTCCCCGACGGCTTCGGCACGCCCACCGGCGACCGGTACTGCATGAACTCGATCGCTCTGAACTTCACCCCCGAAGCCTCGTGA
- a CDS encoding nitroreductase family protein codes for MSALDAVRARQSWSKVDDTAPTHEELLTFVAAAGRVADHSSLRPWRLIELRGADREVLGAAIAKAEGDKSPSTKPLRAPLLIAVVASFRKSKVPRWEQEAVASGVAHTISLLLDEAGWGVFWRTGSYTRAKAVAKAHGLGKDEELLGWLYVGGKPAGKRAGRRKAVDARKLVSRMPRAKKKK; via the coding sequence GTGAGCGCGCTCGACGCCGTCCGTGCCCGCCAGTCGTGGTCGAAGGTCGACGACACCGCGCCCACCCACGAAGAGCTGCTCACGTTCGTGGCCGCCGCCGGGAGGGTCGCCGATCATTCGTCCCTGCGCCCGTGGCGTCTGATCGAGCTGCGCGGGGCCGATCGCGAGGTGCTCGGCGCGGCGATCGCGAAGGCCGAGGGCGACAAGTCCCCCTCGACCAAGCCGTTGCGCGCACCGCTGCTCATCGCCGTGGTGGCAAGCTTCCGCAAGAGCAAGGTGCCGCGCTGGGAGCAGGAGGCCGTCGCTTCCGGCGTCGCGCACACCATCAGCCTGCTTCTGGACGAGGCAGGCTGGGGAGTGTTCTGGCGCACGGGGAGCTACACGCGGGCGAAGGCCGTGGCGAAGGCGCACGGGCTGGGCAAGGACGAGGAACTGCTCGGCTGGCTCTACGTCGGCGGCAAGCCTGCCGGCAAGCGAGCAGGACGACGCAAGGCGGTCGATGCGCGCAAGCTCGTCAGCCGGATGCCGCGGGCGAAGAAGAAGAAGTAG
- a CDS encoding DMT family transporter, producing the protein MTETRALPAPVALGGAVAIGVMTAIQARVNGVLGVRLDDGIVAGLVSFSVGLLALVIVISALPSGRRGVGRLWRGVRGRTIPVWMLLGGACGALTVSTQGLTAGVLGVSLFTVGVVAGQTLHGLVLDRIGFGPAGVVAVTPGRVLGGLLALAAVGISLSGDVLATAPLWMLALPFLAGVGIAWQAATNGRLAQRVGSPIIATFMSFIAGTVVLLFAAGISIALRGAPEALPAEPWLYLGGFLGFAYILLGAFIVSQTGVLLMGLGSVLGQLATSVLIDLIWPAAAGPATWQIVGMVVVAVASVSVALPRRRRRA; encoded by the coding sequence GTGACCGAGACCCGCGCGCTCCCCGCCCCGGTCGCACTCGGGGGAGCGGTCGCGATCGGCGTGATGACGGCGATCCAGGCGCGCGTCAACGGAGTCCTCGGAGTGCGGCTCGACGACGGCATCGTCGCGGGACTCGTCTCGTTCAGTGTGGGTCTGCTCGCGCTCGTGATCGTGATCAGTGCCCTGCCGTCCGGCCGGCGCGGAGTCGGCAGGCTGTGGCGCGGGGTGCGCGGCAGGACGATCCCTGTCTGGATGCTGCTCGGCGGTGCGTGCGGAGCGCTGACCGTGTCGACCCAGGGACTGACTGCCGGGGTGCTCGGAGTCTCACTGTTCACGGTCGGCGTGGTCGCGGGCCAGACCCTGCACGGCCTCGTGCTCGACCGGATCGGCTTCGGCCCGGCCGGAGTGGTCGCCGTCACCCCCGGGCGGGTGCTGGGCGGGCTGCTCGCGCTCGCCGCGGTCGGCATCTCGCTCAGCGGCGACGTGCTCGCCACGGCTCCGCTGTGGATGCTGGCGCTCCCGTTCCTGGCGGGCGTGGGCATCGCGTGGCAGGCGGCCACCAACGGACGCCTCGCGCAACGCGTGGGCTCGCCGATCATCGCCACGTTCATGAGCTTCATCGCCGGCACCGTCGTGCTGCTGTTCGCAGCGGGGATCAGCATCGCGTTGCGCGGTGCCCCCGAGGCGCTCCCGGCCGAGCCGTGGCTCTACCTGGGCGGTTTCCTGGGGTTCGCGTACATCCTGCTGGGCGCGTTCATCGTGTCCCAGACCGGGGTGCTGCTGATGGGGCTCGGATCCGTGCTCGGGCAGCTCGCGACCTCGGTGCTCATCGATCTCATCTGGCCGGCGGCAGCGGGGCCGGCCACGTGGCAGATCGTCGGGATGGTCGTCGTCGCCGTGGCATCCGTCTCGGTCGCCCTGCCGCGACGTCGCCGCAGGGCGTGA
- a CDS encoding SOS response-associated peptidase family protein has translation MCASYGLDPRFTDAELLAAADEAVLEGLRTWAQDNAGETVRPTGRNLRNLNPLIVSTETGPSLEPAWWGFLVGGEPAKFPSINTRSERLQERPGGLKSRAIVPATSWYEMQKPQRVWQEFRLDEGALFGMAAVTQRGRTTDGTWFTCYSIVMRPAPAHLAEVHDRMPVLIPTAFAQEWLTAESGRDVIDEALLAAAGLDGRVATTPRADDKGADRLF, from the coding sequence ATGTGCGCGAGCTACGGTCTCGATCCCCGGTTCACCGATGCGGAGCTCCTCGCCGCGGCCGACGAGGCCGTGCTCGAGGGCCTTCGAACGTGGGCGCAGGACAATGCGGGAGAGACGGTGCGCCCCACCGGCAGGAACCTCCGCAACCTCAACCCGCTGATCGTGTCGACAGAGACGGGGCCCTCGCTCGAGCCGGCGTGGTGGGGATTCCTCGTCGGCGGGGAGCCGGCGAAGTTCCCCTCGATCAACACGCGCTCGGAGCGGCTGCAGGAGCGGCCGGGCGGTCTGAAGTCCCGCGCGATCGTTCCGGCGACGAGCTGGTACGAGATGCAGAAGCCGCAGCGAGTGTGGCAGGAGTTCCGTCTCGACGAGGGCGCGCTGTTCGGCATGGCCGCGGTGACGCAGCGCGGCCGGACGACCGACGGCACCTGGTTCACGTGCTATTCGATCGTGATGCGCCCCGCGCCCGCGCATCTCGCCGAGGTTCACGACCGCATGCCGGTGCTCATCCCGACCGCGTTCGCCCAGGAGTGGCTGACCGCCGAGAGCGGACGCGACGTGATCGACGAGGCCCTGCTGGCGGCGGCCGGTCTCGACGGCCGGGTGGCGACGACGCCGCGCGCCGACGACAAGGGCGCGGATCGGCTGTTCTGA
- a CDS encoding MmcQ/YjbR family DNA-binding protein, with product MDARALNTAATSRAEELPGAERENPFGPEWDVYKVRGRVFLLVPLDGTGRITLKSHPDDAVALRETFADIVPGYHMNKKHWITLLPGDSLEEGLVTELVTESYLLVVEKLPRAQRPVDPDLFGRGPATDAAAPTA from the coding sequence ATGGATGCGAGAGCACTGAACACGGCGGCCACGTCGCGCGCCGAGGAGCTGCCCGGGGCAGAGCGGGAGAACCCGTTCGGGCCGGAGTGGGATGTGTACAAGGTGCGCGGTCGCGTGTTCCTGCTGGTCCCTCTCGACGGCACCGGGCGCATCACCCTCAAATCGCACCCCGACGATGCGGTCGCCCTGCGCGAGACGTTCGCCGACATCGTCCCCGGCTATCACATGAACAAGAAGCACTGGATCACCCTGCTCCCGGGCGACTCCCTCGAAGAGGGCCTGGTGACCGAGCTCGTGACCGAGTCGTACCTGCTCGTGGTGGAGAAGCTCCCCCGTGCTCAGCGGCCCGTCGACCCCGACCTCTTCGGTCGCGGTCCGGCAACGGATGCCGCCGCCCCGACGGCCTGA
- a CDS encoding ATP-binding cassette domain-containing protein, with protein sequence MITAEGLTKRFGDKTAVQDVSFTIQPGTVTGFLGPNGAGKSTTMRMIVGLDRPTSGLATIAGKEYRKLRAPLSEVGVLLDAKAVHTGRTARNHLRAMAATHGIPASRVDEVIELAGITSVARKRAGKFSLGMGQRLGIASALLGDPHTLILDEPVNGLDPEGVRWVRQFVRHAASEGRTVLLSSHLMSEMAQTADHVIVMGRGQVLADAPLDELVRAWTRNTVRVRTPRAADLAAAVGGPEVEIVSTAPDLLDIVGLPAARIGDLAADRGIPLHELTPTTGSLEDAYLALTGDSVEYRTKEIS encoded by the coding sequence ATGATCACAGCAGAGGGCCTCACGAAGAGGTTCGGAGACAAGACAGCCGTCCAGGACGTGTCGTTCACGATCCAGCCGGGAACCGTCACCGGATTCCTCGGGCCGAACGGCGCCGGGAAGTCCACCACGATGCGCATGATCGTCGGCCTCGACCGGCCGACATCGGGCCTCGCCACCATCGCCGGCAAGGAGTACCGCAAGCTGCGCGCTCCGCTCAGCGAGGTCGGCGTGCTGCTCGACGCCAAGGCCGTGCATACCGGTCGCACCGCCCGCAATCATCTGCGCGCCATGGCGGCGACCCACGGCATCCCCGCGTCGCGCGTCGACGAGGTCATCGAACTCGCCGGCATCACCTCGGTCGCCCGCAAGCGCGCGGGCAAGTTCTCGCTCGGCATGGGCCAGCGACTCGGCATCGCGTCGGCGCTGCTCGGCGATCCGCACACGCTGATCCTCGACGAGCCGGTCAACGGCCTCGACCCCGAGGGCGTGCGCTGGGTACGCCAGTTCGTGCGCCACGCCGCATCGGAGGGCCGTACCGTGCTGCTCTCCAGCCACCTGATGAGCGAGATGGCGCAGACCGCCGACCACGTGATCGTGATGGGTCGCGGCCAGGTGCTGGCGGATGCTCCGCTCGACGAGCTCGTGCGTGCATGGACCCGCAACACGGTGCGCGTGCGCACTCCCCGCGCGGCTGATCTCGCGGCGGCCGTCGGCGGTCCCGAGGTCGAGATCGTGAGCACCGCCCCCGATCTGCTCGACATCGTGGGTCTCCCCGCCGCACGCATCGGCGATCTCGCCGCCGACCGCGGCATCCCGCTGCATGAACTCACCCCGACCACGGGGTCGCTCGAAGACGCGTATCTCGCTCTCACGGGCGATTCGGTCGAGTACCGCACCAAGGAGATCTCATGA
- a CDS encoding ABC transporter permease, giving the protein MTTQAPPVTRARVDSAQRLTFFRAVRSEWIKLATVRSTWWSIGITALLTVGIAVLIAQAVDMPGFEPIQAVVSPIQFTMLLAGILGAIAVTGEYSTGMIRSTLAADPVRGSVLAAKALVLAVFMFVSSLVIFFGAAFAVSLVVAARDQSIDWSDASASFLPIIVASFTMAVFAIIGVAFGFILRSGAGAIAATVGLLFVLPIMTNFFSFAGESWKWVTDAAAYLPASAAQSIILPSDGAIIDGPTGYLTLGCWALGALLAAWAVLRTRDA; this is encoded by the coding sequence ATGACCACCCAGGCTCCGCCCGTCACGCGCGCCCGCGTCGACTCCGCCCAGCGCCTCACGTTCTTCCGTGCCGTGCGCAGCGAGTGGATCAAGCTCGCCACCGTTCGTTCCACCTGGTGGTCGATCGGTATCACCGCCCTTCTCACGGTCGGCATCGCTGTGCTGATCGCTCAGGCCGTCGACATGCCCGGCTTCGAGCCGATCCAGGCCGTCGTCTCCCCGATCCAGTTCACGATGCTTCTTGCGGGCATCCTCGGCGCGATCGCCGTCACCGGCGAGTACTCGACCGGCATGATCCGTTCGACGCTCGCAGCCGACCCGGTTCGCGGCTCGGTGCTCGCGGCCAAGGCCCTCGTGCTCGCCGTGTTCATGTTCGTGTCGTCGCTCGTGATCTTCTTCGGTGCCGCATTCGCGGTGTCGCTGGTGGTCGCCGCGCGCGATCAGAGCATCGACTGGTCGGATGCCTCAGCCTCGTTCCTGCCGATCATCGTGGCGTCGTTCACGATGGCCGTCTTCGCCATCATCGGCGTCGCCTTCGGTTTCATCCTGCGCTCGGGCGCTGGTGCGATCGCCGCGACCGTCGGCCTGCTCTTCGTGCTGCCCATCATGACCAACTTCTTCTCCTTCGCGGGCGAGAGCTGGAAATGGGTCACCGACGCGGCCGCCTACCTGCCGGCCTCCGCCGCGCAGAGCATCATCCTGCCCAGCGACGGTGCGATCATCGACGGACCCACCGGCTACCTCACGCTCGGATGCTGGGCGCTGGGCGCCCTGCTCGCCGCGTGGGCCGTGCTGCGCACGCGCGACGCGTAA
- a CDS encoding histidine kinase: MSRTRSRSISIREDEELRLPRPPGVFRRFWARHPRVADVLIALVCLLLSLTPAMRINPDLPTPITVTMAVLLPIAVVGACVTLFWRRRVPFVPFVAAFTVEASFLLIDMPVGTPLVLATCYALAVYRSTALAWKCFAIALAALTAFAGILTLTDVISLQIAANSVVSSLVLGLIGTLIGVNVGGRKRYLAAVIDRSRQLLVERDQQAQLAAAAERARIAREMHDIVSHSLTVIVALSEGAAATPDRDQARTAAAASAETARTALTEMRSMLGVLRADDATLPLAPIAAPTPHDTVTTAQRAGFPVSLAVSGASDLSPALSHAVSRIVQEGVTNAMRHSPTANAIGVRIEHRAAAVVVDIVNDGAAQASDSPGFGLRGLSERIAHVRGTIEYGPRGGGRWMLRAELPTDNDEREKNS; the protein is encoded by the coding sequence GTGAGCAGAACGCGAAGCCGCAGCATCTCGATCCGCGAGGACGAGGAGCTGCGGCTTCCGCGTCCCCCCGGGGTCTTCCGTCGATTCTGGGCACGGCATCCGCGCGTCGCAGACGTTCTGATCGCGCTGGTGTGCCTGCTCCTGTCGCTCACTCCCGCGATGCGGATCAACCCCGATCTCCCCACTCCGATCACGGTGACCATGGCCGTGCTGCTGCCCATCGCCGTCGTCGGCGCGTGCGTGACGCTGTTCTGGCGCCGCCGCGTCCCGTTCGTCCCCTTCGTGGCGGCGTTCACGGTCGAGGCCTCGTTCCTCCTGATCGACATGCCGGTCGGAACCCCACTCGTCCTCGCCACCTGCTACGCCCTCGCGGTGTACCGTTCCACCGCCCTCGCGTGGAAATGCTTCGCCATCGCTCTGGCCGCTCTGACCGCCTTCGCGGGAATCCTCACCCTCACCGACGTCATCAGCCTGCAGATCGCGGCCAACTCCGTCGTCAGCTCGCTCGTGCTGGGCCTCATCGGCACGCTGATCGGCGTCAACGTCGGCGGCCGCAAGAGGTACCTGGCGGCCGTCATCGACCGCTCACGACAGCTTCTGGTCGAGCGTGATCAGCAGGCGCAGCTCGCCGCGGCCGCCGAACGTGCACGTATCGCTCGCGAGATGCACGACATCGTCTCGCACTCCCTCACCGTGATCGTCGCGCTGTCCGAGGGCGCAGCGGCCACGCCCGACCGGGATCAGGCCCGCACCGCCGCGGCCGCATCGGCCGAGACCGCCCGCACCGCGCTCACCGAGATGCGGTCGATGCTCGGGGTGCTGCGCGCCGATGACGCGACGCTGCCACTCGCCCCGATCGCCGCGCCGACGCCGCACGATACCGTCACGACGGCGCAGCGCGCGGGCTTCCCCGTGTCGCTCGCGGTCAGCGGGGCCTCCGACCTCTCGCCCGCGCTCTCGCACGCCGTGTCGCGGATCGTGCAGGAAGGGGTGACGAACGCGATGCGCCACTCCCCCACGGCGAACGCCATCGGTGTGCGCATCGAGCACCGGGCAGCAGCGGTCGTCGTCGACATCGTCAACGACGGTGCCGCGCAGGCGTCCGACAGCCCCGGGTTCGGACTGCGCGGGTTGTCGGAGCGCATCGCACATGTGCGAGGCACGATCGAGTACGGCCCGCGGGGTGGCGGACGATGGATGCTGCGCGCCGAACTTCCCACCGACAACGACGAGAGGGAGAAGAACTCATGA
- a CDS encoding response regulator transcription factor gives MTERIRVLLVDDQQLIRLGFRMVLEAEDDIEVVGEAGDGREAIVQAAALHPDLVLMDIRMPGLDGIAATESIVRSHPQTRVLVLTTFDLDEYAFGAIRAGASGFLLKDVQRHEMLAALRSVHRGDAALSPRVTRMLLEHVTPVLPSAGTSTPSETNVADELTDRERDVFLAIGRGLTNAEIASTLFVSESTVKTHVGRVLSKLGARDRIHAVILAHRLGLVDDTPLPTES, from the coding sequence ATGACGGAACGGATCCGGGTGCTCCTGGTCGACGACCAGCAGCTCATCCGTCTGGGGTTCCGGATGGTCCTGGAAGCCGAGGACGACATCGAGGTCGTGGGTGAAGCCGGCGACGGACGGGAGGCGATCGTGCAGGCCGCGGCGCTGCATCCGGATCTCGTGCTGATGGACATCCGGATGCCGGGCCTCGACGGCATCGCCGCGACGGAGTCGATCGTGCGCTCGCACCCGCAGACCCGCGTGCTCGTGCTCACGACGTTCGATCTCGACGAATACGCGTTCGGAGCGATCCGCGCTGGCGCCAGCGGCTTCCTCCTGAAGGATGTGCAGCGTCACGAGATGCTGGCGGCGCTGCGCTCGGTGCATCGTGGCGACGCCGCCCTGTCGCCTCGTGTCACCCGCATGCTGCTCGAGCACGTCACGCCCGTGCTGCCGAGCGCGGGCACGAGCACCCCCTCCGAGACGAACGTCGCCGACGAGCTGACCGACCGCGAGCGCGACGTGTTCCTCGCGATCGGTCGCGGACTCACGAACGCCGAGATCGCGAGCACCCTCTTCGTCAGCGAATCGACCGTGAAGACCCACGTCGGCCGAGTGCTGTCGAAGCTGGGAGCCCGCGACCGCATCCACGCCGTGATCCTGGCCCACCGGCTCGGCCTGGTCGACGACACACCCCTTCCCACGGAGTCCTAG
- a CDS encoding aldo/keto reductase — translation MTRIGTSDLDVFPLALGGNVFGWTADRDASFAVLDAFVAGGGDFIDTADSYSAWVPGNEGGESETIVGQWLASRNPQDVVVATKVSQHPEFRGLSAENVRRAAEASLARLGVDTIDLYYAHFDDETVPLEDTVGAFGQLVTDGLVRNIAVSNYSAERIREWIAISDRLGVSRPVAVQPHYNLVHRNDVEETIVPVAHEFELGLVPYYSLASGFLTGKYRSTDVAGQSSPRAQGAAKYATDAGLRIIDALEEIGEAYGASIAATSLAWLRAQPAVVAPIASARTVGQVPDLLAGARLELTADEVRLLNRVSEWTPARS, via the coding sequence ATGACTCGTATCGGAACCAGTGATCTTGACGTCTTCCCGCTCGCTCTCGGCGGCAACGTGTTCGGCTGGACCGCCGACCGCGACGCTTCGTTCGCGGTGCTCGACGCCTTCGTGGCAGGCGGGGGCGATTTCATCGACACCGCCGATTCGTACAGCGCCTGGGTGCCGGGCAACGAGGGCGGCGAGAGCGAGACGATCGTCGGTCAGTGGCTCGCGTCGCGCAATCCGCAGGACGTCGTCGTCGCGACCAAGGTGAGTCAGCACCCGGAGTTCCGCGGGCTGTCTGCCGAGAACGTGCGCCGGGCCGCAGAGGCGTCGCTCGCCCGTCTCGGTGTCGACACGATCGACCTCTACTACGCGCACTTCGACGACGAGACGGTTCCCCTCGAAGACACCGTCGGCGCGTTCGGACAGCTCGTCACCGACGGTCTCGTGCGCAACATCGCGGTGTCGAACTACTCCGCCGAGCGCATCCGCGAATGGATCGCGATCTCCGACCGCCTCGGCGTCTCGCGCCCGGTCGCCGTGCAGCCGCATTACAACCTCGTCCACCGCAACGACGTCGAGGAGACGATCGTCCCTGTGGCTCATGAGTTCGAGCTCGGCCTGGTGCCGTACTACTCCCTGGCGAGCGGATTCCTGACCGGCAAGTACCGGTCGACGGACGTGGCTGGACAGTCCTCGCCGCGCGCCCAGGGCGCCGCCAAGTACGCCACGGATGCGGGGCTCCGCATCATCGATGCCCTGGAGGAGATCGGTGAGGCGTACGGTGCGTCGATCGCCGCGACGTCGCTGGCGTGGCTCCGCGCCCAGCCGGCCGTCGTCGCGCCGATCGCGAGTGCCCGCACGGTGGGACAGGTCCCCGACCTGCTCGCCGGTGCGCGCCTGGAGCTCACCGCCGACGAGGTCCGGTTGCTCAACCGCGTTTCGGAGTGGACTCCGGCGCGCTCCTGA